The Methanoregula boonei 6A8 genome has a window encoding:
- a CDS encoding peptidase associated/transthyretin-like domain-containing protein, protein MNRSQQILILCGILSIGIVAVLAGIMMYMNAGAPTMTTPAGGIQKSPSGYDLSLLTVDVPSGEPLGNVSVYLDGGYDGSTSDQGTTGILELGPVSKGRHTIRVSKSGYLDYTQSVVVPSDSPVRIGLQSQLLVPIQVAGSHDTKIDIVFIPSGTTYDYADQEKITTTPYVTNRSAFVTDVNGIVNESLFTLDTVTDTTNPIPSDYRNRFNIYYYYDSSQFADAFDGCSGSVPDTFWETVPFADVVIILYPPYSATDAGTSDEPEGCVNHGSGRSWMKTPDNQNVLFQHEIGHAIFGLVDTYCGDTLYWQNDPHPNVWSSQESCVADAINNSWDPSACRQIEAADPASCTKPFWRWDPDPDIMHEGYSGTFGKASTQRMTYVFNNINIWGTAA, encoded by the coding sequence ATGAATCGCAGCCAGCAGATCCTGATCCTTTGTGGAATCCTTTCAATCGGGATCGTGGCAGTACTCGCTGGAATAATGATGTACATGAATGCCGGTGCCCCGACAATGACAACTCCTGCTGGTGGAATCCAAAAATCTCCCTCGGGATACGATCTTTCGCTGTTAACGGTTGATGTGCCTTCAGGGGAGCCTCTTGGAAACGTTTCTGTGTACCTCGATGGCGGATACGACGGTTCTACATCCGATCAGGGAACAACGGGGATCCTGGAACTCGGCCCGGTATCAAAAGGCCGGCATACCATCCGGGTATCAAAATCCGGATACCTGGATTATACGCAAAGCGTGGTTGTCCCATCCGATTCACCGGTCAGGATCGGACTGCAGTCCCAACTGCTCGTTCCCATTCAGGTAGCCGGCTCCCATGATACGAAGATCGATATCGTGTTTATCCCCTCGGGGACTACGTACGATTATGCTGACCAGGAAAAAATTACTACAACTCCGTATGTCACGAACAGAAGTGCATTCGTAACGGATGTCAACGGGATCGTTAATGAGTCACTTTTCACCCTTGACACGGTTACCGATACAACTAACCCTATCCCCTCCGACTACCGGAACCGGTTCAATATCTATTATTATTATGACTCGTCACAGTTCGCAGACGCCTTTGACGGGTGCTCAGGGAGTGTTCCGGATACATTCTGGGAAACGGTACCCTTTGCGGATGTCGTCATAATCCTGTATCCCCCCTATTCAGCCACGGATGCCGGTACATCGGACGAGCCGGAGGGCTGTGTCAATCACGGCTCAGGCAGGAGCTGGATGAAAACCCCTGACAACCAGAACGTCCTCTTCCAGCATGAGATCGGTCATGCGATCTTCGGCCTTGTCGACACCTACTGCGGCGACACATTGTATTGGCAGAACGATCCTCATCCGAATGTGTGGTCGTCACAGGAGAGCTGTGTAGCGGATGCAATAAACAATTCCTGGGACCCTTCAGCATGCCGGCAGATCGAGGCTGCGGATCCGGCGTCCTGTACAAAGCCATTCTGGCGATGGGACCCCGATCCGGATATTATGCACGAAGGGTACAGCGGGACGTTCGGGAAGGCCTCAACCCAGCGGATGACGTATGTCTTCAATAATATCAATATCTGGGGGACAGCTGCATGA
- a CDS encoding response regulator — MKSLSGFTIICLCLLLPVLTGIVAADSPQYDKYVSLHMNIDNGNFTTNSTGIYYGSASNLFPAQPGFRAELVAANGSIVKTFTVWDPRVQYGDFRSSDGQILGVVDRRNSTDFVVTFPFDRNVTGFMLYNPAGGALLASVDLKPQIDSFFADYPNDPDNPASFESKAPVNVNPPRASLPGSDASMYGQLWGILVIGSGAMLLFAGIFVYIRYLRVRPKSVLIVDDDQDIIDVVDGLLKIEGYTTRTATSGGECLKQLASAVPDLILLDIGMEPMDGWETIREIKKNTATRGIPVIMLTALRLTPKDVENYAICIEDYVLKPVTREGLVDAITHVFGRRQMIEEKIAAAKRAGIDRDKLCEHARLTRVVDVNKRLWDLLVRTYHLDTDTPEPESEIGIAIKNAERKIRDQEHRLKQIERSLGSGADQ, encoded by the coding sequence ATGAAATCTTTATCCGGATTCACAATTATCTGTCTGTGTCTTCTCCTTCCCGTTCTCACCGGTATTGTTGCAGCCGACTCTCCCCAGTACGACAAATACGTAAGTCTCCATATGAATATCGACAATGGGAACTTCACCACAAACTCCACGGGAATATATTACGGCTCCGCATCGAATCTCTTCCCTGCGCAGCCGGGCTTCAGAGCGGAACTGGTCGCTGCCAATGGTTCAATTGTGAAAACGTTCACAGTCTGGGACCCGAGAGTCCAGTACGGGGATTTCAGAAGCTCAGACGGCCAGATCCTGGGCGTTGTGGATCGCCGGAATTCAACAGATTTTGTCGTCACCTTCCCGTTCGACCGGAACGTTACCGGGTTCATGCTGTATAATCCTGCAGGAGGAGCGCTCCTCGCCTCGGTGGACTTAAAACCCCAAATCGATTCATTCTTTGCGGATTACCCAAATGATCCCGATAATCCTGCATCGTTCGAATCAAAAGCGCCGGTAAATGTAAATCCGCCCCGGGCCAGTTTGCCGGGATCTGATGCATCGATGTACGGGCAACTCTGGGGAATACTGGTCATAGGATCCGGGGCTATGCTCCTCTTTGCGGGGATATTTGTGTATATCCGGTACCTGCGGGTGAGACCCAAAAGTGTTCTCATAGTTGATGACGACCAGGATATTATCGACGTGGTTGATGGACTCCTCAAAATAGAAGGATATACCACCCGGACCGCCACGAGCGGTGGGGAGTGCCTTAAGCAACTCGCATCTGCAGTCCCCGATCTCATCCTGCTTGATATCGGTATGGAACCAATGGACGGATGGGAAACCATCAGGGAGATCAAGAAAAACACGGCAACCCGGGGCATCCCGGTTATCATGCTCACGGCACTGCGGCTTACGCCAAAGGATGTTGAAAATTATGCAATATGCATTGAAGATTATGTCTTGAAACCGGTAACCCGCGAGGGGCTGGTGGATGCAATAACGCATGTATTTGGGCGACGGCAGATGATCGAGGAGAAAATTGCCGCTGCAAAAAGAGCCGGTATCGATCGGGATAAACTCTGTGAACATGCCCGTCTTACCCGGGTTGTAGATGTCAATAAACGATTATGGGACCTCCTTGTCAGGACCTATCATCTGGACACAGATACTCCGGAGCCCGAAAGCGAGATAGGAATTGCCATTAAGAATGCGGAAAGGAAAATACGGGATCAGGAGCACCGGCTCAAACAGATTGAGAGGAGTCTTGGTTCAGGTGCAGACCAGTGA
- a CDS encoding 4Fe-4S dicluster domain-containing protein, with product MYPESGIHMKGGVITERDPGFITVRIRAPAGSLTAEQIRGIAAISKKYGAGTVHCTTRQSLEIPHVRPASLKRIAARLEKNGTPIGSEKDEIVNITSCPGTERCKFANIDTIGLAQKIDKKLFGKAMPVKMRIALSGCPNACTSPMLNEIGIIGRIRPVRTAGLCTGCGSCVYYCKEEAIKIRNGISELDEKKCVLCGMCVTSCSFNLLKEAHTHFLITVGGRRGRHPKIGRELLTVETEDQVLFAIDRIVDWVYRRAWSGRLLSEQLDEIQFEKLRDEIAATLPKAGPEKPDLPADKRAL from the coding sequence ATGTATCCCGAGTCCGGCATTCATATGAAAGGGGGCGTGATCACCGAGCGGGATCCCGGTTTTATCACCGTCCGCATACGGGCACCGGCAGGTTCCCTGACCGCAGAACAGATCCGGGGAATAGCCGCCATATCAAAAAAATACGGGGCCGGAACCGTGCACTGTACCACACGCCAGTCCCTGGAGATTCCCCATGTCCGGCCCGCTTCCCTCAAACGGATCGCGGCCCGGCTTGAAAAAAACGGCACCCCGATCGGATCCGAGAAAGACGAGATCGTCAATATCACCTCGTGCCCGGGGACCGAGCGCTGCAAGTTTGCCAATATTGATACGATTGGCCTTGCACAGAAGATCGACAAAAAACTCTTTGGGAAGGCGATGCCGGTAAAGATGCGCATCGCACTCTCGGGGTGCCCCAATGCCTGCACAAGCCCGATGCTCAACGAGATCGGGATCATAGGCAGGATCCGGCCGGTCCGGACTGCCGGGCTCTGTACCGGGTGCGGCTCGTGCGTGTACTACTGTAAGGAAGAGGCGATAAAGATCCGCAACGGGATCTCCGAACTTGATGAGAAGAAGTGTGTCCTGTGCGGGATGTGCGTTACCTCCTGTTCCTTTAACCTGTTAAAAGAAGCCCACACCCATTTCCTTATCACGGTCGGCGGGCGCCGGGGCCGGCACCCAAAAATCGGGAGGGAACTCCTGACCGTGGAGACCGAGGACCAGGTCCTCTTTGCCATAGACCGGATCGTTGACTGGGTGTACCGCCGGGCCTGGAGCGGCAGGCTGCTCTCTGAACAGCTCGATGAAATCCAGTTCGAAAAGCTCCGGGACGAGATCGCAGCAACCCTGCCAAAGGCAGGGCCGGAAAAACCGGATCTCCCGGCAGACAAGCGAGCGTTATAA